From the genome of Gemmatimonadales bacterium:
TTTCTGTGATCAAGGCAACCCGCACGTAGCCAGGGCGTACATTTCCGGCCGCCCCAACCTCTCCGGGCGCAGCGCGTACGGAGCGCTCCATTGCACCGCCGGGAAGTCGTGCATACCGTTCGAACGATGGTGGGAGATGGTCTGATCTCCCTCTCCCTTGCGGCTCCCCTTCCGTCTCGCTTCAGGCTTCTCGGGTCAGGAAGCCTCCGAGAGCCTTCACGCGGAGCCGCTCTGGACTGTGCCAGTATGATCCAGCTCCGTCTGCTCGGCAGCGTTGCACTCACCGGTCCCGCCGGCGAAGAGCCGTCAGGTGTTCTCCGCCAGCCCAAGGGGCTGGCACTCCTTGCCTACCTCGCAGTCGCTTCGCCCCGAGGCTATCACCGGCGGGATACACTCCTCGCGCTCTTCTGGCCGGAGCGTGACATGGAGCACGCCCGGGCCGCGCTGAGGCATTGGCTGTACACCCTGCGGCGCGCCTTGGGTGAAGGGGTGATCCTCAGTCGGGGCGACGAGGAGGTGGGACTCGCGCCCGACCGGTTCTGGTGCGATGCGGCAGCGTTTGAAGATGCCGCTGCTGCCGGACGCCCGGAGGAGGCATCCGACCTCTACCAAGGCGATCTCCTCGCGGGCTTTCACCTCTCCGATGCCCCTGAGTTCGAGCGTTGGCTGGAGGAGGCGCGGGCACGGTTTCGTGACCGGGCCACCCAGGCCGCTTGGTCGCTGGCCGGGGACAATGACGGCAGCGCCCGGCTACCCGTGGCCGTGCGCTGGGCGCGACGCGGGTTGGCGCTTGCTCCCTACGATGAAAGCGGAGTCCGGCGGTTGATGGCACTCCTGGACCGGAAGGGGGATCGGGCCCAGGCGGTGCGCGAGTACGAGCAGTTCGCCCGGCGTCTGGCGGTGGACCTCGAGCTCGAGCCCTCGACCGAAACCGTGGCGCTCGCCGAGGCCATCCGAAGGCGCCAGGGAGGAGCGCGGAGCAACAACGTCGCTGCTTTGGACGCTGTGGACCGACGGCCGGACCCCGAGCCCAAACTACCGCGGCGCCATGGCTGGGTTCCCGTAATGTTGGCCGTACTGACCGCCGTCGTCGGGGTCGGCCTGGCAGCGGGAGCGATCCTGCGCGACCGGTCTCCGGAGCTCGCTCCGCACCGGGTGGCGGCGGCCGTGTTTGAGAACCGCACCGGCCGGCGGGACCTCGACCCCCTCGGCACCTTGGCCGCGGACTGGATCATCCGGGGCCTAGTGCAGACGCCGCTGGTGGACGTGACCGATCTGGAGGCGGTGTACGCGGGTGGGCGTAGCGATTCCGGCCGCTCAGTGGACTCCCGGAGCCTGGCCCGACGAAACGGCGCCGGAATGGTGATCTCAGGGAGCTACTATCGCTCGGGTGACAGCGTGCTCTTCCAGGCGGGCATCGCGGACGTTGCGACCGGCCGAATTCTTCGGTCCTTCGAGCCGGTTGGCGCACCCGTCGAGAGGGCACCCGACGCTCTCAAGGCGCTGCGTGATCTGGTGGTGGGCGGTCTCGCCATCCTGGTGAATCCGGCCTTCGCTCCTGTGGACCCCGACATGAGCCCGCCGAAACTCGCCGCGTACCGGGAGTTCATGGCTGGGCTGAACCGTGAGAGCTGGAGGGATTGGAAAACTGCGGCTGCGCACTACCGCCAGGCGGCCGCGCTCGACTCGACGTTCATCGCACCGGTCGTCCAACTGGCCTTTGGCTCCCTATGGGCTGGTGCCGACTGCAGGGTCACAGACTCTCTTGCCGCCGCTCTCGATCGTCCGCGGGACCAGTTGACCCCATGGAACCGCATGACCATTGACATAGAGCGGTTCCGCTGTCGGGATGGCCAGCCGACTGCGGTCCGGCTCCTCGAGCGGCGGTTCCACGCCTACCCCCAATCGAAGGCCGCTCGGTGGCAATACGCATGGGCACTCCTCCACTCCAACCAACCGAGAGCCGCGCGGGAGCTCCTCCAGCGGCTCGATCCCGACCGCGACTGCAAGGACGAGTCGCAGCACTGCCTGGGCTGGTTTCCCGGCGATGCGCGGAGCGAGTACTGGTCGCTGGTGACGGCCGCCGACCACATCCTGGGGGACCATCGAGCCGAGCTCGCCGTCACGGATCGCTGGCGCGATTCAACCAATTCGCGGTGGCAGTTGGTCCGCGGCCGTGCGCTCGGTGCCATCGGCAGGGAGCAGGAGGTCTTCGAGCTTTTCCGGAGCATGACGCTGCGGTCCGTCGACTCGGTCGCGCAGCCCAGTCTCGCCATGGCGACCGAGCTTCTGGTCCACGGCCATCGCAGCATCGGGATCGCTGTCGCTGAGAGCATTCTGGCGCATCTCGAGTTGACGCCCGACGTCGACTCGAGCCGGGCAGGGTACATCGCCTGGGCCAATCAGCTGCTCGGCCGGAAGGAAGCTGAACTGGCGGCACTCCGGAAGATGGCCTGGTCAACCCTATCCGCCGTGCACACCATTAGCGAGGTGGACACGACCTTGATGCTGGATGCAGAGGGCCGGGTCGCGGTGTTGGTCGGAGATACCACTGGGGCCGAGCGGATCGACAGCATTCTGGCCGAACAGAGCCGACGTGTCCTGAGGCATCCCTGGATAAGGGGGGCGCTCATCGTGGCGCAGGCCCACATCGCCGCCGGCCTGGGACGGCGCGATCAGGCAGTCGCACTCCTCAAGGCCGCGAGCGCCCGTGGCTTACTTGAGCTGGGCCCTTCCTTTGCCTACCACCAGGACCTGCTGCTCGCTCCTCTCCGGGGCTACCCGCCGTTCGAGGCGCTGCTCCGGCCGGACAA
Proteins encoded in this window:
- a CDS encoding BTAD domain-containing putative transcriptional regulator; this translates as MIQLRLLGSVALTGPAGEEPSGVLRQPKGLALLAYLAVASPRGYHRRDTLLALFWPERDMEHARAALRHWLYTLRRALGEGVILSRGDEEVGLAPDRFWCDAAAFEDAAAAGRPEEASDLYQGDLLAGFHLSDAPEFERWLEEARARFRDRATQAAWSLAGDNDGSARLPVAVRWARRGLALAPYDESGVRRLMALLDRKGDRAQAVREYEQFARRLAVDLELEPSTETVALAEAIRRRQGGARSNNVAALDAVDRRPDPEPKLPRRHGWVPVMLAVLTAVVGVGLAAGAILRDRSPELAPHRVAAAVFENRTGRRDLDPLGTLAADWIIRGLVQTPLVDVTDLEAVYAGGRSDSGRSVDSRSLARRNGAGMVISGSYYRSGDSVLFQAGIADVATGRILRSFEPVGAPVERAPDALKALRDLVVGGLAILVNPAFAPVDPDMSPPKLAAYREFMAGLNRESWRDWKTAAAHYRQAAALDSTFIAPVVQLAFGSLWAGADCRVTDSLAAALDRPRDQLTPWNRMTIDIERFRCRDGQPTAVRLLERRFHAYPQSKAARWQYAWALLHSNQPRAARELLQRLDPDRDCKDESQHCLGWFPGDARSEYWSLVTAADHILGDHRAELAVTDRWRDSTNSRWQLVRGRALGAIGREQEVFELFRSMTLRSVDSVAQPSLAMATELLVHGHRSIGIAVAESILAHLELTPDVDSSRAGYIAWANQLLGRKEAELAALRKMAWSTLSAVHTISEVDTTLMLDAEGRVAVLVGDTTGAERIDSILAEQSRRVLRHPWIRGALIVAQAHIAAGLGRRDQAVALLKAASARGLLELGPSFAYHQDLLLAPLRGYPPFEALLRPDN